A genomic segment from Corylus avellana chromosome ca5, CavTom2PMs-1.0 encodes:
- the LOC132181874 gene encoding uncharacterized protein LOC132181874: MQSLPTAIPIALMDGTFHVPMLNGNNFTDWKENLFFTLGCLELDLALRMDEPPALTEKSTPQEIAKHERWERLNHLSLMFMISYVFKGIRGSIPECTKAKAFIKAVEEQFMSSDKALASTLMKKLSSKSFDNSRSVREHIIEMRDMAAQLKSLEIDIYESFLVHFILNSLPFEYVPFKISYNTHKDKWSLNELLTMCVQEEERLKHEKSEGVHMAIHAKGKDQERQACPKIQEGEQGANQENWQE; this comes from the exons ATGCAATCTTTGCCGACAG CTATTCCTATTGCTTTAATGGATGGAACTTTTCATGTTCCAATGCTTAATGGTAACAATTTTACTGactggaaagaaaatttatttttcacattgggGTGTTTGGAGCTTGACTTGGCGCTTCGTATGGATGAACCACCCGCCCTCACGGAGAAAAGTACGCCACAAGAGATAGCTAAACATGAACGGTGGGAGCGATTAAATCACTTAAGTCTAATGTTCATGATATCTTATGTCTTTAAGGGCATTAGGGGTTCCATCCCTGAATGCACTAAGGCCAAGGCATTCATTAAGGCAGTTGAGGAACAATTTATGAGTTCCGACAAGGCCTTAGCCAGCACCCTAATGAAGAAGCTATCAAGCAAGTCATTTGATAATTCTAGAAGTGTGCGTGAGCACATTATTGAAATGAGGGACATGGCAGCTCAACTCAAGTCCCTAGAGATTGATATATATGAGTCATTCTTGGTGCATTTCATATTGAACTCTCTCCCCTTTGAGTATGTTCCTTTTAAAATATCCTATAACACACATAAGGATAAATGGTCATTAAATGAACTTCTgaccatgtgtgttcaagaggaGGAGAGGTTAAAACATGAGAAGTCAGAAGGTGTTCACATGGCTATTCATGCTAAGGGGAAAGACCAAGAGAGGCAAGCATGCCCAAAAATTCAAGAAGGAGAACAAGGTGCCaatcaagaaaattggcaaGAATGA